In Nonomuraea muscovyensis, one genomic interval encodes:
- a CDS encoding MarR family winged helix-turn-helix transcriptional regulator has translation MKPIEDPRLTAMGLLSEVHAGLAARMQPVFSAAGLSEADFETLVRLGRSPGERLRMTDLAAQTGLSTSGVTRVVDRLERDGLVTRVACAHDRRTSYAALTDAGRERLESVLPLHLADIESCFTGLLAEDQLEAFLAALRTIRDVVRPCATAGAERISPART, from the coding sequence GTGAAACCGATCGAAGACCCCCGGCTGACGGCCATGGGCCTGCTGTCCGAGGTCCACGCAGGGCTGGCTGCCCGGATGCAGCCGGTGTTCAGCGCCGCCGGGCTGTCGGAGGCCGACTTCGAGACGCTCGTCAGGCTGGGCCGTTCCCCCGGCGAACGGCTGCGCATGACCGACCTGGCCGCCCAGACCGGGCTGTCCACCAGCGGAGTGACGAGAGTCGTCGACCGCCTCGAGCGCGACGGCCTGGTCACCCGTGTGGCCTGTGCCCATGACAGGCGCACCTCCTATGCGGCCCTCACCGACGCCGGCCGCGAACGCCTCGAGTCCGTGCTGCCCCTCCACCTCGCCGACATCGAGAGCTGCTTCACCGGCCTGCTCGCCGAGGACCAGCTCGAAGCCTTCCTCGCCGCCCTGCGCACGATCAGGGACGTCGTACGGCCCTGCGCTACCGCTGGGGCGGAGCGGATATCCCCAGCTCGGACCTGA
- a CDS encoding YceI family protein produces MSTRTWEGLTVPAAGTYTMDAAHSRIGFVVKHMMVSKVRGHFSDYSATITIAENPLESAAQLTIKTASIDTGVADRDGHLRSDDFLAVDKFPEITFQSKRVTRQSDDEFTVVGDLAIRDVTREVELTVEYGGAGTNPWGQAVWGFSIHTEVDREEFGLTWNQALETGGVLVGKKVKIEIEGEANPAA; encoded by the coding sequence ATGAGCACTCGTACCTGGGAAGGCCTCACCGTCCCCGCCGCCGGCACCTACACCATGGACGCGGCCCACAGCCGCATCGGCTTCGTCGTCAAGCACATGATGGTGAGCAAGGTCCGTGGCCACTTCTCGGACTACAGCGCCACGATCACGATCGCCGAGAACCCGCTCGAGTCGGCCGCCCAGCTCACGATCAAGACGGCCAGCATCGACACCGGCGTCGCCGACCGTGACGGCCACCTGCGCAGCGACGACTTCCTGGCCGTGGACAAGTTCCCGGAGATCACCTTCCAGAGCAAGCGCGTGACCCGCCAGTCGGACGACGAGTTCACCGTCGTCGGCGACCTGGCGATCCGCGACGTCACCCGGGAGGTCGAGCTCACCGTCGAGTACGGCGGCGCCGGCACCAACCCGTGGGGCCAGGCCGTGTGGGGCTTCTCCATCCACACCGAGGTGGACCGCGAGGAGTTCGGCCTGACCTGGAACCAGGCCCTGGAGACCGGCGGCGTCCTGGTGGGCAAGAAGGTCAAGATCGAGATCGAGGGCGAGGCCAACCCGGCCGCCTGA
- a CDS encoding SigE family RNA polymerase sigma factor, with the protein MQITQEEEEFREYVATRGPALLRAAHQLTGHPLDAEDLLQNALTRTYLAWDRIADRGALDGYVRRAMVNINISQWRRRKLEEYPSDELPEVPWEPSETYGEVHERLERALSRLPERMRAAIVLRYYEDMSEPEVASTLGISVGTVKSTVSRAMAKLRSELGISAPPQR; encoded by the coding sequence ATGCAGATCACTCAGGAGGAAGAGGAGTTCCGCGAGTACGTCGCGACCCGCGGTCCCGCGCTGCTGCGCGCCGCCCACCAGCTCACCGGGCACCCTCTGGACGCCGAGGACCTGCTGCAGAACGCCCTGACCAGGACGTACCTGGCCTGGGACCGCATCGCCGACCGTGGAGCGCTCGACGGCTACGTCCGGCGGGCGATGGTGAACATCAACATCTCGCAGTGGCGGCGGCGCAAGCTGGAGGAGTATCCGTCCGACGAGCTGCCGGAGGTTCCGTGGGAGCCGTCGGAGACGTACGGTGAGGTGCACGAGCGGCTCGAACGGGCGCTGAGCAGGCTGCCCGAACGCATGCGGGCCGCGATCGTGCTGCGCTACTACGAGGACATGTCCGAACCGGAGGTCGCGAGCACGCTCGGCATCAGCGTCGGCACGGTCAAGAGCACGGTGTCGCGGGCCATGGCCAAGCTCAGGTCCGAGCTGGGGATATCCGCTCCGCCCCAGCGGTAG